A single genomic interval of Terriglobus albidus harbors:
- a CDS encoding type II secretion system F family protein — MTEFVIKLADERGRIQEQIHAAATAEELRLRFTQAGYLVYSVKPRSVLASGRKKKIKLDTFLIFNQQFLTLIRAGLPILSGLDLLTAGQKDLNLKAQLEDVGTRVRTGESLSSAFDAQSGVPIIYTTTLLAGERSGNLEEVLQRFVDFQRMSLSFTKKLKSAMVYPIVLVLMVIAIMIFLLTFVIPRFAELYEQLNTPLPAITVFLLNLGKQAQHYGIYAAAVFAVAIYIFFRWLKTDTGNQLVDRIRIRLPLIGPVWLKYQVALFSRTLSTLLTGGLPLVPSLETAAKSINSRQTALAVYASVGSVREGKGLAYSLRQTKIFPNLATEMIEVGESTGALPAMLNSVAEFFEEDVQLSLAAAMSLIEPILLVFMGIVIAVILISLYLPIFSLGAGGLGQ; from the coding sequence ATGACTGAGTTTGTCATCAAGTTGGCCGATGAGCGCGGCCGTATACAGGAGCAAATCCACGCCGCTGCCACGGCCGAGGAGCTACGTCTGCGTTTCACGCAGGCGGGCTACCTGGTCTACTCGGTCAAGCCCCGCTCGGTGCTGGCAAGCGGGCGCAAGAAGAAGATCAAGCTCGACACCTTTCTCATCTTCAACCAACAGTTCTTGACCTTGATACGAGCCGGTCTGCCAATCCTGAGCGGGCTGGATCTGCTGACAGCCGGTCAGAAAGACCTGAATCTGAAGGCGCAACTGGAGGATGTCGGAACGCGCGTACGGACGGGTGAGTCGCTGTCGTCGGCGTTCGATGCGCAGAGCGGCGTGCCGATCATCTATACAACGACGCTTCTGGCTGGCGAGCGGTCGGGCAACCTGGAAGAGGTGTTACAGCGGTTTGTCGACTTTCAACGGATGTCGTTGAGCTTTACGAAAAAATTGAAGTCGGCGATGGTGTACCCCATCGTTCTGGTGCTGATGGTGATCGCCATCATGATCTTTCTGCTGACCTTTGTGATCCCTCGATTTGCAGAGCTGTATGAGCAATTGAATACGCCGCTGCCCGCAATTACGGTCTTTCTGCTGAATCTCGGGAAACAGGCGCAGCACTATGGCATTTACGCCGCCGCGGTATTCGCGGTTGCGATCTATATCTTCTTTCGCTGGCTGAAGACGGATACCGGGAACCAGTTGGTCGACCGCATCCGGATCAGGCTGCCCCTGATTGGGCCGGTGTGGCTGAAGTACCAGGTAGCGCTGTTTTCCCGCACGTTGTCGACGCTGCTGACCGGCGGTCTGCCGCTGGTGCCGTCACTGGAGACGGCCGCAAAATCGATTAACAGTCGGCAGACGGCGTTGGCCGTGTATGCTTCGGTGGGCTCGGTCCGCGAAGGTAAAGGATTGGCGTATTCTCTGCGACAGACCAAGATCTTTCCGAACCTGGCGACAGAGATGATTGAGGTCGGTGAGTCCACCGGCGCCTTGCCGGCGATGTTGAACTCGGTGGCCGAGTTCTTTGAGGAGGACGTACAGCTTTCCCTTGCGGCAGCCATGAGCCTGATTGAGCCAATCCTGCTCGTTTTTATGGGCATTGTGATTGCCGTTATTCTTATCTCTCTCTATCTACCGATTTTCTCGCTGGGCGCTGGCGGGCTCGGTCAGTAA
- a CDS encoding HesB/IscA family protein, producing MATTAATPEVVEVVSSPMPSSQPVNLTPAAIAKVKEIMATQDPVPAGLRIGVVGGGCSGFQYSMSFENQQGMMDKVVRYDDLKVFIDATSAMYLNGCIVDYVETLEAAGFKFDNPQVKSTCGCGSSFSV from the coding sequence ATGGCCACTACTGCCGCTACCCCCGAGGTTGTTGAGGTTGTTTCCTCGCCGATGCCCTCGTCGCAGCCCGTCAACCTGACACCGGCGGCGATTGCCAAGGTGAAGGAGATCATGGCTACCCAGGATCCAGTGCCGGCTGGTCTGCGCATCGGTGTTGTGGGCGGCGGGTGCTCCGGCTTTCAGTACTCCATGAGCTTTGAGAACCAGCAGGGCATGATGGACAAGGTTGTCCGCTACGACGACCTGAAGGTCTTCATTGATGCCACCAGCGCCATGTATCTGAATGGCTGCATCGTGGACTACGTTGAGACGCTGGAGGCTGCCGGCTTCAAGTTCGACAATCCCCAGGTGAAGAGCACCTGCGGCTGCGGATCGAGCTTCAGCGTGTAA
- the murG gene encoding undecaprenyldiphospho-muramoylpentapeptide beta-N-acetylglucosaminyltransferase — protein sequence MRVLIAGGGTGGHVVPALAIGRKLRDSFGADVRFVGTERGLETKLIPEAGFPLELVKSGQLKNVSVMTRLKTFTDLPLGVLHCIRLIRNFRPVVVVGVGGYASGPAMAAAVLLRVPTLAYEPNALPGMTNRLVGKYVSAAAVAYEQTTHYFRNATVTGVPVRPEIFDLPRKPEGAAPRLLVTAGSQGAAVFNEFVPKIAARLLGAVSGLTIVHQAGARNLEKTREAFTASGADSSRIAVEAFLNDMPQQYAAADVVLARSGSTVSELCAAGKPSLLVPFPQAADDHQRKNAEVLGNAGAAVVLLQKDVTEQSLLEALTGLLSDRERRERMSAAARSLAKPGALERIVGMIRGLADSKKG from the coding sequence ATGAGAGTATTGATTGCCGGTGGCGGCACGGGCGGACACGTTGTTCCGGCGCTCGCCATCGGGCGTAAGTTACGTGATTCGTTTGGAGCTGACGTGCGTTTTGTCGGCACCGAGCGTGGGCTTGAGACAAAGCTGATTCCGGAGGCTGGCTTTCCGCTGGAATTGGTGAAGTCTGGCCAGTTGAAGAATGTCAGCGTGATGACTCGTCTGAAGACCTTTACGGATCTTCCCCTTGGAGTGCTGCATTGCATTCGGCTCATACGGAATTTCCGGCCAGTTGTCGTCGTGGGTGTCGGCGGCTACGCCAGTGGCCCGGCGATGGCGGCAGCGGTCTTGTTGAGGGTTCCCACGCTGGCCTATGAGCCAAATGCCTTGCCCGGCATGACCAACCGCCTGGTGGGCAAATACGTCAGCGCAGCGGCCGTTGCCTACGAGCAGACGACACACTATTTCCGCAACGCAACTGTGACCGGAGTGCCAGTCAGGCCGGAGATCTTCGACCTTCCGCGGAAGCCGGAAGGAGCTGCGCCACGGCTGCTGGTAACGGCTGGAAGCCAGGGAGCCGCAGTCTTCAATGAGTTCGTTCCTAAGATTGCTGCACGCCTACTGGGCGCGGTCTCTGGGCTGACGATTGTGCATCAGGCCGGTGCTCGGAACCTGGAGAAGACACGAGAGGCTTTTACGGCGAGCGGAGCGGATAGTTCACGCATCGCCGTGGAGGCTTTTCTGAACGATATGCCACAGCAGTATGCGGCAGCGGATGTAGTCCTGGCCCGTTCGGGGAGTACGGTTTCGGAATTGTGCGCGGCGGGCAAGCCGTCGTTACTGGTGCCTTTTCCGCAAGCGGCTGACGATCACCAGAGGAAGAATGCCGAAGTGCTTGGAAATGCCGGCGCCGCAGTCGTGTTGTTGCAGAAGGATGTTACCGAACAGAGCCTGCTGGAGGCTCTGACGGGGTTGCTCTCCGATCGGGAAAGGCGAGAGAGGATGAGTGCAGCAGCGCGATCGCTGGCAAAGCCGGGAGCGCTGGAACGAATTGTCGGGATGATACGAGGACTGGCGGACAGCAAAAAGGGCTGA
- the mraY gene encoding phospho-N-acetylmuramoyl-pentapeptide-transferase — translation MLYWLLYQKLFPYFRLFRIFRYLTFRTVFASLTALLIGLIIGPYVIERLREFQIGQYIREEGPQSHQKKKGTPTMGGVLICISILVPTLLWSDLSNPLVWITILSTFFFAAIGFADDYIKVVHKRNLGLTSKQKFALQLLVSLGVALALCVLQHKGFYSTRLVVPFIKRWRPDLIIGALMHNHSLWWLGFAPFVIFVMLVLTFSSNAVNLTDGLDGLAIGCTIIAAGALTVLTYVSGHAVFSDYLELSRMPLAGELSIFCGSMVGASIGFLWYNAHPAEVFMGDVGSLALGGAIGTVAVLIKQELLLPFIGGVFILEALSVMLQVGSYKLRNGKRIFKMAPLHHHFELLGWSESKVIARFWIAALVFALFALTTLKLR, via the coding sequence ATGCTTTACTGGCTGCTCTATCAGAAGTTATTCCCGTATTTCCGGCTGTTCCGGATCTTCCGTTACCTTACGTTCCGGACGGTCTTTGCCTCCCTGACCGCCCTGTTGATCGGCCTGATCATCGGCCCCTATGTCATCGAGCGGCTGCGCGAGTTCCAGATCGGCCAGTACATCCGAGAAGAAGGGCCGCAGAGCCACCAGAAGAAGAAGGGCACTCCGACGATGGGAGGCGTGCTGATCTGCATCTCCATCCTGGTGCCGACACTGCTGTGGAGCGATCTGTCGAATCCGCTGGTCTGGATCACCATTCTTTCGACGTTTTTCTTTGCGGCGATCGGGTTTGCGGATGACTACATTAAGGTTGTCCATAAGCGGAACCTTGGCCTCACCTCGAAGCAGAAGTTTGCGCTGCAGTTGCTGGTCAGCCTGGGAGTCGCGCTGGCGCTGTGCGTGCTGCAGCATAAGGGTTTCTACTCCACCCGGCTGGTAGTTCCGTTCATCAAACGCTGGAGGCCCGACCTGATTATCGGAGCCTTGATGCACAACCATTCGTTGTGGTGGCTGGGGTTTGCTCCGTTCGTGATCTTTGTCATGCTTGTCCTCACCTTCAGCTCTAACGCGGTGAATCTGACGGACGGCCTGGACGGTCTGGCGATCGGGTGCACGATCATTGCCGCCGGGGCGCTGACGGTGCTGACGTATGTCAGCGGTCATGCAGTGTTTTCGGACTATCTGGAGCTCTCACGTATGCCGCTGGCCGGAGAGCTGAGTATCTTCTGCGGCTCCATGGTGGGCGCATCAATCGGATTTCTTTGGTACAACGCGCACCCAGCCGAGGTCTTCATGGGCGACGTGGGTTCGCTGGCGCTTGGAGGGGCCATCGGGACGGTCGCAGTACTCATCAAGCAGGAGCTGCTGCTTCCCTTTATTGGTGGTGTCTTCATCCTGGAGGCACTAAGTGTCATGCTGCAGGTGGGCAGCTATAAGCTGCGTAACGGAAAACGCATCTTCAAAATGGCTCCGCTGCACCATCATTTCGAGCTGCTGGGGTGGAGCGAGAGCAAGGTGATTGCCCGGTTCTGGATCGCAGCCCTGGTCTTTGCTCTATTCGCTCTTACGACCCTGAAATTACGATAG
- the murD gene encoding UDP-N-acetylmuramoyl-L-alanine--D-glutamate ligase has protein sequence MELKNKRVLVVGLGKSGLAAAHFLKEQGALVTVSDSQSASALSAELPALLEAGIAVETGGHGVLTFRRQDLLVVSPGVPLNTEEIAYAMAAGVPVIGEVELASYFLKGQIIAVTGSNGKTTTTSLIGHILKTAGLPTLVGGNIGTPVLNLRRVSTHKHWVVLEVSSFQLETVTHFHPKIAVVLNITPDHLDRHGTFEAYAAAKYRITIAQDPSDCLVLNAEDVPTQLTASHTKAGIYWFSPSRPIKQGAFVHGDGIYFKQKEGHRPEPIMPISEIPLKGAHNIENVLAAITAARLAGVPKEQVRAGVASFKAVEHRLEFVRKVNGVDYYNDSKATNVDATVKALESFPKGIHLILGGKDKDSDYRTLVPLLKDRAVAVYTIGSAAEKIESHLNKVVNIVSAGTLENALVQAKEVAQPGEVVLLAPACASFDQFQSYEHRGRVFKETVNGWAE, from the coding sequence ATCGAGCTGAAGAATAAACGTGTCCTCGTGGTTGGTCTTGGGAAGTCAGGCCTGGCCGCTGCTCACTTTCTAAAGGAGCAGGGAGCTCTTGTCACCGTCTCGGACTCGCAGTCCGCGTCGGCGTTGTCGGCCGAGCTGCCGGCGCTGCTGGAGGCAGGGATTGCGGTAGAGACGGGCGGGCATGGAGTGCTGACCTTCCGGCGGCAGGATCTGCTGGTAGTTTCGCCCGGTGTCCCGCTGAATACTGAAGAGATCGCATACGCCATGGCTGCCGGCGTGCCGGTGATTGGTGAGGTAGAGCTTGCCTCGTACTTCCTGAAAGGGCAGATCATCGCTGTTACCGGGTCGAATGGGAAGACGACCACCACCTCGCTGATCGGTCACATTCTGAAGACCGCCGGTCTGCCGACTCTGGTGGGCGGTAATATCGGAACGCCGGTCCTGAACCTTCGCCGCGTCTCCACGCACAAGCACTGGGTGGTTTTGGAGGTATCGAGCTTCCAGTTGGAGACGGTGACCCACTTCCATCCGAAGATCGCCGTGGTGCTGAACATCACGCCGGACCATCTGGACCGCCATGGCACCTTTGAGGCCTATGCCGCGGCAAAATACCGCATCACCATCGCGCAGGACCCCTCGGACTGCCTGGTGCTGAACGCCGAAGATGTTCCTACGCAGCTGACTGCATCGCACACCAAGGCCGGTATTTATTGGTTCTCGCCCTCGCGGCCGATCAAGCAGGGAGCGTTTGTCCACGGCGACGGTATCTACTTCAAACAGAAGGAAGGTCATCGGCCTGAGCCGATCATGCCGATCAGCGAGATTCCTCTCAAGGGCGCGCACAATATCGAGAATGTCCTTGCCGCCATTACCGCGGCGAGGCTCGCGGGTGTTCCCAAGGAACAGGTCCGTGCCGGTGTAGCCAGCTTCAAGGCGGTAGAACACCGCCTGGAGTTTGTGCGCAAGGTGAACGGCGTGGACTACTACAACGACTCAAAGGCCACAAATGTAGATGCGACCGTGAAGGCGCTGGAGTCCTTTCCAAAGGGAATCCACCTGATTCTCGGAGGCAAGGACAAGGATTCGGACTACCGTACGCTCGTGCCCCTGCTGAAAGACCGGGCTGTCGCTGTTTACACCATTGGTTCAGCCGCGGAAAAGATCGAGTCGCACCTTAACAAAGTAGTCAACATAGTTTCAGCGGGAACTTTGGAAAACGCGCTTGTACAGGCGAAAGAAGTGGCCCAACCGGGTGAGGTTGTCCTGTTGGCGCCGGCATGTGCCAGCTTCGATCAGTTCCAGAGTTACGAACACCGCGGCCGCGTCTTCAAGGAGACGGTAAACGGCTGGGCGGAGTAG
- a CDS encoding UDP-N-acetylmuramoyl-L-alanyl-D-glutamate--2,6-diaminopimelate ligase, which produces MLFSEVVAGIELDEQTHGSCEITGVEYDSRRVREGSLFVAMRGGTTDGNKFIRQAMDKGAGGVITDSRESFTNALSRWPHLCIGLMEHGRRALATASANFFGHPEQKLKLTAVTGTNGKTTTTFLVEAMLQAAARKSVLVGTIEVHLAGEVRESPHTTPEARDLLALFTEGVQAGASEAVMEMSSHALDQERVWGMPVDVAIFTNLTQDHLDYHGTMEKYFAAKQRLFAGVGAPPPRVAVINADDEYGHRLEKFALREGAVVATYGMTKGEWRAEEVVLRAGETSFLLKSPAGEILLRTSLTGRVNVLNTLAASAAAYSRGISLEQIAAGVAELPFVPGRFQTVPNDRGVTVAVDYAHTDDALLNLIRLARELAGKDHRVITLFGCGGDRDRTKRPKMGRAAGRGSDLVVLTSDNPRTEDPGIIIEQALRGVEETGTDCIVEADREQAIRRALATAKTGDIVLLAGKGHEKTQVLADRTIPFDDAEVAARVLKEMA; this is translated from the coding sequence ATGCTTTTTTCCGAAGTAGTTGCAGGTATCGAACTCGACGAGCAGACGCATGGCTCGTGCGAGATTACGGGTGTCGAATATGACTCGCGCCGTGTGCGCGAAGGCTCGCTGTTTGTGGCGATGCGCGGCGGCACGACCGACGGCAATAAATTCATCCGCCAGGCAATGGATAAAGGCGCGGGCGGAGTTATCACCGACTCCCGGGAGAGCTTCACCAACGCGTTGTCGCGCTGGCCACATCTTTGCATCGGATTGATGGAGCATGGACGTCGCGCTCTGGCAACGGCAAGCGCCAACTTCTTCGGGCATCCCGAACAAAAATTGAAGCTTACAGCCGTTACCGGGACGAACGGAAAGACGACAACCACTTTCCTGGTAGAGGCGATGCTGCAGGCTGCGGCGCGCAAGAGCGTTCTCGTTGGCACGATCGAAGTGCATCTGGCAGGCGAGGTGCGTGAGTCTCCTCACACCACTCCCGAAGCGCGCGATCTGTTGGCGCTGTTTACCGAGGGTGTTCAGGCGGGAGCAAGCGAGGCTGTGATGGAGATGAGCTCTCACGCGCTCGATCAGGAGCGCGTGTGGGGCATGCCCGTGGATGTGGCCATCTTCACCAACCTGACGCAGGACCATCTGGACTATCACGGCACGATGGAGAAGTACTTCGCCGCCAAGCAACGCCTGTTCGCGGGCGTGGGTGCGCCGCCACCGCGTGTTGCTGTTATCAATGCGGATGACGAGTATGGTCATCGTCTGGAGAAGTTCGCTCTGCGGGAAGGGGCGGTCGTAGCCACCTACGGCATGACAAAGGGCGAGTGGCGTGCGGAAGAGGTTGTATTGCGTGCCGGCGAGACGAGCTTTTTGCTGAAGTCGCCTGCAGGAGAGATTCTGCTGCGGACGAGTCTGACCGGACGTGTGAATGTCTTGAATACCCTGGCTGCCTCTGCTGCGGCGTATTCACGCGGTATTTCGCTGGAGCAGATTGCCGCGGGCGTGGCGGAACTGCCGTTTGTCCCGGGCCGCTTCCAGACGGTGCCTAACGATCGAGGCGTTACGGTGGCAGTGGACTATGCACACACCGATGATGCACTGCTGAACCTGATCAGGCTGGCGAGGGAGCTGGCCGGAAAAGACCATCGTGTGATCACGCTCTTCGGCTGCGGCGGCGATCGCGACCGCACGAAACGGCCGAAGATGGGGCGTGCCGCCGGCCGGGGGAGCGACCTGGTGGTGCTGACCAGCGATAATCCACGGACGGAAGATCCCGGCATCATCATCGAGCAGGCGCTTCGTGGTGTGGAAGAGACGGGAACAGACTGCATCGTTGAGGCCGATCGCGAGCAGGCCATTCGCCGGGCGCTGGCGACAGCGAAGACAGGTGACATTGTGCTGCTGGCAGGCAAAGGACACGAGAAGACCCAGGTGCTGGCCGACCGCACGATTCCGTTCGATGATGCCGAAGTGGCTGCACGCGTACTGAAGGAGATGGCATGA
- the ftsW gene encoding putative lipid II flippase FtsW, whose product MAKRVGVDKWLFFVVVLLVLIGLVMVFSASAVMAKERYGSPYTFVSKQAMWALTGLGALLVLMRVDYRKFNNPKIVLPSVAITMLLLIGVFAMRDSHNTHRWFKIGPFFGFQPSEIAKPVLVLFLAWFLQNRMHCMDDLKGTILRAVTPPLLMIALVLKEPDLGTAMVCAAVLALMLYLAGAQMRYFAIGAALASPVLYFMLFHVAWRRARMLAYMDPEKDPRGTGFHILQSLIAVGTGGFHGLGLMEGRQKLFYLPEPHTDFIYANVCEELGLLGALFVVALFVVLGYRGLRTAFLSTDPFARFLAFGITCAIIIQAFFNISVVLALLPTKGIPLPFISSGGTSVFITLASMGVLLNISRETD is encoded by the coding sequence ATGGCAAAGCGCGTCGGTGTCGATAAATGGTTGTTCTTTGTGGTGGTGCTGCTGGTCCTAATCGGGCTGGTGATGGTCTTTTCTGCTTCGGCTGTGATGGCCAAGGAGCGCTACGGCTCACCTTATACCTTCGTCAGCAAACAGGCGATGTGGGCCTTAACAGGCCTGGGCGCGCTGCTGGTACTGATGCGCGTGGACTACCGCAAGTTCAATAACCCCAAGATTGTTCTGCCGTCGGTCGCGATCACGATGCTGTTGTTGATCGGCGTCTTTGCGATGCGCGACTCGCACAACACGCATCGCTGGTTCAAGATCGGTCCGTTCTTTGGCTTTCAGCCCTCTGAGATCGCCAAGCCCGTGCTGGTGCTATTTCTGGCGTGGTTTTTGCAGAACCGCATGCATTGCATGGACGACCTGAAAGGGACCATTCTGCGGGCGGTGACGCCTCCGCTGTTGATGATTGCTCTCGTCCTGAAGGAGCCGGATCTTGGTACAGCCATGGTGTGTGCCGCGGTGCTCGCGCTGATGCTGTATCTCGCCGGCGCGCAGATGCGCTACTTTGCCATTGGAGCAGCGCTGGCTTCGCCGGTACTGTACTTCATGCTCTTTCATGTTGCCTGGCGCCGCGCCCGCATGCTGGCGTATATGGATCCGGAGAAGGATCCGCGCGGAACAGGATTCCACATTCTGCAGTCGCTCATTGCCGTGGGCACCGGCGGCTTCCATGGACTTGGCCTGATGGAGGGCCGGCAGAAGCTCTTCTATCTGCCCGAGCCGCACACTGACTTTATCTACGCCAATGTCTGTGAAGAGTTAGGGCTGCTGGGGGCGTTGTTTGTGGTCGCGCTCTTTGTTGTCCTTGGGTATCGCGGACTGCGTACGGCGTTTCTCTCAACCGATCCGTTCGCCCGGTTCCTGGCGTTCGGGATTACCTGCGCGATCATCATCCAGGCCTTCTTCAATATCAGCGTGGTGCTGGCGCTGCTGCCTACCAAGGGCATTCCGCTGCCGTTTATCTCCTCGGGAGGCACGAGCGTGTTTATCACGCTGGCCAGTATGGGCGTGCTGCTGAACATCTCCCGTGAGACGGATTAG
- a CDS encoding YXWGXW repeat-containing protein — translation MILGSALALGAAIVPTAVHAAVFVSVGIAPPPIPVYAQPVAPGDGYIWTPGYWAYGPDGYYWVDGAWVLPPYAGALWTPGWWGWGDSAYFWHPGYWGSTIGYYGGINYGFGYFGTGFYGGYWNGGRFWYNRAYCNFRPGFRGSFYNQPYRGVPVHPGGASFQRNPPARYANFHGGTTVNNFNRTNVSVNRGGFNGGAQRFNGNQNFNGGRQSFNSNRDFSQNRGNFGSGAQRFDGNRQAFNGGQNFGGNVNRGGFGGNQPSFGGNRGSFGGSQPSFGGNRGGFGGGGFSAPRSSGGNFGGGGGFGGGRGFSGGGGGGFHGGGGGGGFHGGGGHR, via the coding sequence ATGATCTTAGGCTCGGCCCTTGCCCTCGGAGCGGCGATCGTTCCAACGGCGGTGCACGCTGCCGTATTTGTCTCTGTGGGCATTGCCCCACCTCCTATCCCTGTGTATGCGCAGCCTGTAGCTCCGGGTGATGGTTATATCTGGACTCCCGGTTACTGGGCTTACGGTCCGGATGGTTATTACTGGGTCGACGGCGCCTGGGTGCTTCCTCCTTATGCGGGCGCCCTTTGGACTCCCGGCTGGTGGGGCTGGGGTGACAGCGCTTACTTCTGGCATCCCGGTTACTGGGGATCCACAATTGGCTACTACGGCGGCATTAACTACGGCTTCGGCTACTTTGGCACCGGCTTCTATGGCGGTTATTGGAATGGCGGCCGTTTCTGGTACAACCGCGCCTATTGCAACTTCAGGCCCGGCTTCCGCGGCTCGTTCTATAACCAGCCTTATCGTGGAGTTCCCGTCCATCCCGGTGGCGCCAGCTTCCAGCGCAATCCGCCCGCGCGGTACGCCAACTTCCACGGCGGTACGACGGTGAACAACTTCAACCGGACCAATGTCTCGGTGAACCGCGGTGGCTTCAATGGCGGAGCGCAGCGCTTCAATGGCAACCAGAACTTCAATGGTGGCCGTCAGTCCTTCAACAGCAACCGCGACTTCAGCCAGAACCGTGGCAACTTCGGTAGTGGAGCGCAGCGCTTTGACGGAAACCGTCAGGCCTTCAACGGCGGCCAGAACTTCGGAGGCAACGTAAACCGCGGCGGCTTTGGTGGAAACCAGCCCAGCTTTGGCGGAAACCGTGGCAGCTTCGGCGGCAGCCAGCCGAGCTTCGGCGGCAATCGCGGAGGCTTTGGCGGCGGCGGCTTCAGCGCTCCCCGTAGCAGCGGCGGTAACTTCGGTGGCGGTGGAGGCTTCGGCGGTGGCCGTGGCTTCTCCGGCGGCGGTGGTGGCGGCTTCCATGGTGGTGGAGGCGGTGGCGGCTTCCACGGCGGTGGCGGACATCGCTAA
- a CDS encoding UDP-N-acetylmuramoyl-tripeptide--D-alanyl-D-alanine ligase, which yields MKLTLGQIADWIHAEGDFDDDAVAYGYSIDSRTIAAGDLFFAVKGERLDGHDFVETALKDGAVAAVVSMHWVVPSTVEEGKLLRVPEGEDCVLAAMQKLATAVRRHWGKRVIGVTGSAGKTTTKEAVAAVLGAKFKVLKSAGNLNNNFGVPLQVLRLEPEHEMAVLEMGMNHTGEIALLAKIAEPDWAVVSNVAPVHLEYFPDGIAGIARAKYELVEALPADGIAILNADDEYVGTFGKGMGGRAVFYGLGETATVRAENVHEAGEEGMTFTVVAGGERAEAKLALLGRHNVYNALAGIAAGLQCGMTLAECVEGLRELQPSDKRGEVLHWREATLINDCYNSNPRALDAMVEALLAVTAERYIVIAGEMLELGPDGPALHEASGRTMAKLGIRHVIGVRGLAEHLVAGAKANGAEATFVATPEEAGQWLQANLRAGDAVLLKASRGVRLERALAGIH from the coding sequence ATGAAGCTGACGCTCGGCCAGATTGCGGATTGGATTCACGCCGAAGGCGACTTCGATGACGATGCCGTGGCCTACGGCTATTCCATCGACTCGCGCACCATCGCCGCCGGCGACCTCTTCTTTGCGGTCAAGGGAGAACGGCTGGATGGTCACGACTTCGTAGAGACGGCGTTGAAGGATGGCGCCGTAGCTGCCGTGGTGAGTATGCACTGGGTCGTTCCCTCGACTGTCGAGGAAGGTAAGCTGCTTCGCGTGCCCGAAGGCGAAGACTGTGTGCTGGCAGCGATGCAGAAGCTTGCAACCGCTGTCCGGCGACACTGGGGCAAACGGGTCATCGGCGTTACCGGCTCAGCGGGCAAGACAACCACTAAGGAAGCCGTGGCTGCCGTTTTGGGAGCGAAATTCAAGGTGCTGAAATCCGCGGGCAACCTCAACAATAACTTCGGCGTGCCGCTGCAGGTGCTGCGCCTTGAGCCGGAGCATGAGATGGCCGTCCTTGAGATGGGCATGAATCATACCGGTGAGATCGCCCTGCTGGCTAAGATTGCTGAGCCCGATTGGGCCGTGGTGTCGAATGTAGCTCCGGTGCACCTGGAGTACTTCCCGGATGGAATTGCCGGCATTGCCCGCGCCAAGTACGAGCTAGTGGAGGCATTGCCTGCAGACGGCATTGCGATTCTGAACGCCGACGACGAGTATGTCGGCACCTTCGGTAAAGGGATGGGCGGCCGCGCCGTCTTTTATGGCCTGGGTGAAACAGCGACGGTACGGGCAGAGAATGTGCACGAAGCCGGCGAAGAGGGCATGACCTTCACCGTGGTTGCCGGAGGAGAGCGTGCCGAGGCCAAGCTGGCGCTTTTGGGACGACACAACGTCTACAACGCACTGGCCGGTATCGCCGCCGGACTGCAGTGCGGTATGACTCTGGCGGAATGCGTGGAAGGGCTGCGCGAGCTGCAGCCATCGGACAAGCGCGGCGAGGTTTTGCACTGGCGTGAAGCGACGCTGATCAACGATTGCTACAACTCCAATCCGCGGGCTCTTGACGCGATGGTGGAAGCGCTGCTGGCGGTAACGGCTGAGCGATATATCGTAATCGCCGGCGAGATGCTGGAGCTGGGGCCGGATGGCCCGGCACTGCATGAAGCCAGTGGACGGACGATGGCGAAGCTCGGTATCCGGCATGTGATTGGAGTGCGTGGTCTGGCCGAGCACCTGGTTGCCGGGGCAAAGGCGAACGGCGCAGAAGCGACTTTTGTCGCCACGCCGGAAGAGGCGGGCCAATGGCTGCAGGCCAATCTGCGAGCCGGTGACGCTGTGTTGTTGAAGGCATCACGCGGGGTACGTCTGGAACGTGCATTGGCGGGGATACACTAG